A part of Rickettsiales bacterium genomic DNA contains:
- a CDS encoding PleD family two-component system response regulator: MSAKILVVDDVPANVKLLEVKLMAEYYDVITAEDGFKAIEQAKEQKPDLILLDVMMPGMDGFECCQKLKADSETSHIPVVMVTALNEVHDRVKGLESGADDFLTKPINDVALMARLKSLVRTKMLVDELRLRDQTGTQMGVKNPSDALLSDVTGARVLLIDDDLAQIKRIRENLSTDYDVDSVNEPEHSHNVALGGNFDVIVISTMLEEVDGLRLATQFKSQEALRHVPIVILVDEFEQHIVLKGLDMGVNDYLVVPADPSELRARIRTQVRRKRYQEALKSNYQESISMAITDGLTGLHNRNYLDAHLENMVRSSLASYKPLSLMIMDMDHFKLVNDDYGHDCGDQVLQQLAKLISAEVRTSDLAARFGGEEFVILMPGAKLQDAIEAAERTRAGIERTPFTITHEVGQINKTASIGVSTLNPMGDTGAELLKRADTALYQAKEQGRNKVFVTPNE, translated from the coding sequence TACTCGTTGTTGATGATGTCCCTGCCAATGTAAAGTTGCTCGAAGTCAAACTGATGGCTGAGTATTATGACGTGATCACGGCCGAAGATGGCTTTAAAGCGATTGAACAAGCAAAAGAGCAAAAACCCGATTTAATCCTCCTCGATGTGATGATGCCGGGTATGGACGGCTTTGAATGCTGCCAAAAACTGAAAGCAGATAGTGAAACTTCTCATATTCCCGTCGTGATGGTCACGGCGCTGAACGAAGTTCATGATCGCGTCAAAGGGCTGGAATCCGGCGCGGATGACTTCCTGACAAAGCCGATCAATGATGTCGCACTGATGGCGCGTTTAAAGTCTCTCGTGCGGACTAAAATGTTGGTGGATGAATTACGTTTACGTGATCAAACAGGCACACAGATGGGAGTTAAGAATCCTAGTGATGCCTTGCTTTCCGATGTAACTGGCGCGCGCGTGTTATTGATTGATGATGATTTGGCGCAAATCAAGCGTATCCGTGAAAACCTATCGACTGATTACGACGTCGATAGCGTCAATGAACCTGAACATTCGCATAATGTAGCGCTGGGTGGGAATTTCGATGTGATCGTGATTTCAACGATGTTGGAAGAGGTGGATGGTTTGCGTTTGGCGACGCAATTTAAGAGCCAAGAGGCATTGCGTCACGTTCCAATCGTGATTTTGGTGGATGAATTTGAACAGCATATCGTGCTTAAAGGGCTTGATATGGGGGTGAATGATTATCTGGTTGTACCGGCTGATCCAAGTGAATTACGCGCCCGTATTCGTACACAAGTGCGCCGCAAGCGCTACCAAGAGGCGCTAAAATCGAATTATCAGGAAAGTATTTCCATGGCGATTACGGATGGTCTAACTGGCCTACATAATCGTAACTATTTGGATGCCCACTTGGAAAATATGGTGCGCAGTTCATTGGCTAGCTATAAGCCATTATCCTTGATGATTATGGATATGGATCATTTTAAGCTCGTGAATGATGATTATGGTCACGATTGTGGAGATCAGGTTTTACAACAACTTGCTAAGTTGATTAGTGCTGAAGTGCGTACTTCAGATTTAGCCGCTCGTTTCGGCGGAGAAGAGTTTGTGATTCTTATGCCGGGCGCTAAATTACAAGATGCTATCGAGGCTGCGGAGCGTACCAGAGCAGGTATTGAGCGAACGCCTTTTACCATCACACATGAGGTTGGGCAGATCAATAAAACAGCGAGTATTGGCGTGAGTACCCTCAATCCGATGGGAGATACGGGGGCAGAATTGCTGAAACGCGCGGATACTGCGCTTTACCAAGCCAAAGAGCAGGGGCGCAATAAAGTGTTCGTTACGCCAAATGAATAA